TGAGCCTGCTCGGCGCCGAATGCGAACAACTCGCCGCATACCTGGTGACCGAATCGGTCCCACTGAAAGCGCCGGTATCCGAACCCGGCTCGCGCACACCGGCTTTGGCCAACATCGCCCTGCTGCGCCGGCCCGCCGGCCTGGACCGGGAGAGCTGGCTGACCCGGTGGCAACGCGACCACACCCCGGTGGCCATCGAGACGCAGTCGACCTTCGGCTACACCCAGAACTGGGTGGTGCGGGCCCTCACCCCGGACGCACCGGGAATCGCGGGCATCGTCGAAGAGTTGTTCCCCGCGGAGGCGATCACCGATCTCAAGGCATTCTTCGGTGCCGCCGACGACGCCGACCTGCAGGACCGGTTGGGCCGAATGGTCGCCAGCACTACGGCGTTCGGCGCCAACGAGAACATCGACACCGTCCCGACCAGCCGCTACGTGTTCAGGACACCGTTCATCGAGGAACTCACATGACAACTCTGAGCGACGCCGTGGCCCTGGCCGCGGCCGAAAACGGCCTGGCGGTCGTGTCGACCGTTCGTGCCGACGGAACGGTGCAAGCCTCGCTGGTCAACGTCGGTCTGTTGCCGCACCCGGAAAGCGGCCAGGAGGTCTTGGGCTTCACCACCTACGGCAAGGTCAAACTGGCCAACCTGCGCGCGCGGCCGCAGCTGGCGGTCACCTTCCGCAACGGATGGCAGTGGGCGACCGTCGAGGGTCGCGCGGAGCTGGCCGGTCCTGACGACGCCCGGCCCTGGCTGACCACGGACGACCAGCTGCGGCTGTTGCTCCGCGACGTCTTCACCGCCGCGGGCGGCACCCACGACGACTGGGACACCTACGACCGCGTGATGGCCCGGGAGCGGCGCGCCGTCGTGCTGATCGCGCCCACCCGCGTCTACAGCAACGGCTGACCTCGTTAGGCTGCAGCCGTGACGCTGCAGATCGATGACGAGAAGCGGGTGCGCACCCTCACCCTGAACCGGCCCGAGGCGCTGAACGCATTCAACGAAGCCCTCTACGACGCCACCGCCGAAGCGCTGTTGGCCGCCGCCGAGGATCCCGAGGTCGCCGTGGTGCTGCTGACGGGTGCGGGCCGCGGCTTCAGCGCCGGTACCGACCTCGCCGAGATGCAGGCCCGCATCACCGATCCGGATTTCACTCCCGGCAAGCACGGCTTCATCGGGCTGATCGGTGCCCTCAGCGCGTTCCCCAAGCCGCTCATCTGCGCCGTCAACGGTGTCGGGGTGGGCATCGGCGCCACCATCCTCGGCTACGCCGACCTGGCGTTCATGTCGTCGACCGCACGCCTGAAGTGCCCGTTCACCAGCCTGGGGGTGGCGCCGGAGGCGGCGTCGTCGTATCTGTTGCCGCAGCTGGTGGGCCGGCAGAACGCCGCCTGGCTGTTGATGTCCTCGGAGTGGGTCGACGCCGACGAGGCGTTGCGGATGGGGCTGGTCTGGCGGGTCTGCGAGCCCGACGATTTACTGCCCGAAGCCCGGCGGCACGCGGAAGTCCTTGCCGCACGCCCGATTTCGAGCCTGATGGCGGTCAAGCACACGATGATGGAACCGGTCCGTCCGGAGATCGCGGCGGCGACCGCGCGGGAAAACGCTCACTTCGCCGAACTGATGGGCGCACGAGCCAACGCCGCGGCCTTGGCGGATTTCAACAAAGCCCGCTAAGCGGGCGCAGACACTAAAGCGACGGGGCGGTCTCGAGATTTTCCGACGCGGCGATGATCGCCCGCAGCGTCCTCTTGCAACGGCCACAGTCGGCACCGGCCCCGCACGCGGCCGCGACCTCTTTGGAGGTGGAGGCACCGCGGGCGACCACCTCGGACACCGTGTGGTTGGTAACACCGACACACAGACACACGTACATCAGCGCATCCCCTGCGTGCGGGCGACGAGGTGCTCTTCGTCGACGGCGTGACCAAGCGAGTGCACTTCGTCCTCCCTGTCGGCATCCCGGGTCGCCGGGATTCCGGAGAAAATTGCCGGGCCGAGGCCCCGTATTAGTTGAGTCTAACCTAAGTTCCTTAGCGCAGTCTAACCTTACCCGCCAGCAACGTGTCCGCGATCGGCTCGGCGCGCCACACACTGAGCACAGCCATACCTTGCTGGAAGATTGCAACCCGTCATGGCAAAGTGCGAGTACGGCCCGGGATTGGTGTGTTCAGCCCAGCGGACCCCGCCGGGGCCGTGAACGACCACCGTTTCAGACCGTCACCGTAGGGGAGTAATCATGCAAGGGGATCCGGATGTTTTGCGCCTGCTCAACGAGCAGTTGACCGGCGAGCTCACCGCGATCAACCAATATTTCCTGCACTCCAAGATGCAGGACAACTGGGGCTTCACCGAGGTCGCCAAGCACACCCGGGAGGAGTCCTTCGACGAGATGCGGCACGCCGAGGCGATCACCGATCGCATCCTGCTGCTCGACGGGCTGCCCAACTACCAGCGCCTGTTCTCGCTGCGCATCGGCCAGACGCTGCGCGAGCAGTTCGAGGCCGACCTGGCCGTCGAGTACGAGGTTATGGACCGGCTCAAGCCCGGCATCATCATGTGCCGCGAGAAGCAGGACACCACGAGCGCCACATTGCTCGAAGAGATCGTGGCGGACGAGGAAAAGCACATCGACTACCTCGAGACGCAGCTCGAGCTGATGGACAAGCTCGGCGTGGAGCTCTACTCGGCGCAGTGCGTCTCCCGGCCGCCGAGCTAAGCCTCCGTTAGGCTCCGCGGCAGACCTTCACCGCGGACCCCGTTGCTGAAGCGGTTCGATTGCCTTGGGTTCTCCCTGGGCATCCGTTAGCGACCCGGTCGCCGACGGAAGGCAGGCATGACGAGCCCGACAGCACTTCGAGGCGGTTCATCGACGGACGCCGCGCCGAGCAGCGCGCTGATCAGCCCCCAGCGGCGCAACCTCATCTTCGTCGCGATCGTGCTCGGGATGCTGCTCGCGGCGCTGGACCAGACGATCGTCGCGACGGCGCTGCCGACCATCGTCGCCAACCTGGGCGACGCCGGCCACCAGTCCTGGGTGGTCACCAGCTACCTGCTGGCTTCCACGATCGTTACCGCGCTCGTGGGCAAGCTCGGTGACTCCTTCGGCCGCAAGCGGGTGTTTCAGGGCGCGGTGGTGTTCTTCGTCGTCGGGTCGGTGCTCTGTGGGCTCGCCCAATCGATGGCCATGCTCGTCGGCGCCCGCGCCCTGCAGGGGATCGGCGGCGGCGGGATCACCGTCACCGCCAGCGCCCTGATCGGGGAGGTGGTTCCACTGCGGGAGCGGGGCCGCTATCAGGGCATCCTCGGCGCGGTCTTCGGTGTCACGACGGTCATCGGCCCGTTGCTGGGCGGCTACTTCACCGACTACCTGAGCTGGCGGTGGGCCTTCTGGATCAACGTGCCAATCTCGGTGGTGGTCGTCTTCGTGGCCGCCGCCGCGATCCCGGCGCTGGCGTCCGCCACCAAGCCGGCCATCGACTACGCGGGGATCACGTTCATCGGCCTTGGCGCCGCCGGCCTGACGCTGGCCACCAGCTGGGGCGGCACGCTGTATCCGTGGGGCTCGGCGACCATCGTCGTGCTGTTCGTCGGGGCCGCGGCCGCGCTCGCGGTGTTCGTTGTGGTGGAACGCCGTGCCGCCGAACCGATCCTGCCGATCCGGCTGTTCGGCAGTCCGGTGTTCACCGTCTGCTGCGTGCTGTCCTTCGTCGTGGGCTTCGCGATGCTGGGCGCGATGACGTTCCTGCCGACGTACATGCAGTACGTCGACGGCGTCTCGGCAACCACCTCGGGGCTGCGCACGTTGCCCATGGTGATCGGCATGCTGATCACCTCGACGGGCAGCGGCACCATCGTCGGCCGCACCGGCCGGTACAAGATCTTCCCGGTGCTCGGCACGGCCCTGATGGCGCTCGCGTTCTTCCTGATGTCGCGCATGGAGCCGGCCACGTCGGCGCTGATCCAGTCGCTGTTTCTGGTCGTCCTGGGTGCCGGCATCGGTTTCTCCATGCAGGTGCTGGTCCTCATCGTCCAAAACACCTCGAACTTCGAGGATCTCGGCGTCGCCACCTCCGGTGTGACGTTCTTCCGCACCATCGGCAGTTCGTTCGGCGCCGCGATATTCGGCTCGCTGTTCGTCAACTTCCTCAACCGTCGAATGGGGCCGGCGCTCGCGGCCAGCGGGGCGGACGCCAGCGCCGTAAGTTCCCCGGGCGTCCTGCACCATCAACCGCACAACGTGGCCGCGCCGATCGTCACGGCGTACTCCGAATCGCTCACCCAGGTGTTCGGATGGGCGGCGCCCGTCGCCCTGCTCGGCTTCGTGCTGGCGTTGCTGCTGCGCGAGGTGCCGCTACGGGATATGCACGCCAGCACAGTGGATCTCGGCGATGCCTTCGCAATGCCGACCACCGAGACGCCGGACCAGATGCTCGAGACGGCCATCGCCCGGATGTTGAGGGGCCAGCCTGGCATGCGCCTGCGCAGCATCGCCATGCGGCCCGATTGCCGGCTCGACGTCGCCGGGCTGTGGGGGGTGCTGCGCATCAACCGCTATTCGCAGATGTACGGGACGGCCCGCCTCACCGACATGGCCGACTACCTGCGGATCCCGTTCGAGGTTCTCGAGCCGACCTTCGCGCGCCTGGTGTCGACCGGCTACGCCCAACGCGAGGGAGAACAGCTGTGGCTGACCCCGGCCGGGGCCCAGCAGGTCGCCTACGTGCACTCGCTGCTGCTGGCCTGGCTCGTCGACAAGCTCGCCCGGTCACCCGGCTTCGAGGGGCGACCCGACCGTCGTGCGGTGGAAGCCGCCCTCGACCGCGTCGCGTATCGCGTTCTGGCGCAACGGGACTGGCCCGACGAACAGCCGACCATGGCCATCAAGGCGGCGGCGCTGCCAACTGCCGGGGTCACGCGCTAGGGCTTGCTCGCCGATAATCCGTGGTCCGGGCGTACCATCACGCCATGAGCCGAATCGGAACATTTGCTGACGACGACCTGGCCGGCTGGTTTGCGAAGTCTCCCGACATCGGCGGCGCGCTCGGCGGCTTCAGCAACGCGGTCTATACCAAGAACCGGTTGCCGCTGCGCACGCGCGAACTGGCGCGCGCCGTGATCGCCCACCGCAACGAATGCGTGGTCTGCATCAATACCCGCGACGAAGACGGGCCCGCCGCGGGCGTCGACGAAGAGTTGTACGACCACGCCCCGGAGTGGCGCACCTGGCCGGGCTACAGCGAACAGGAGCGGCTGGCGGCCGAGTTCGCGGACCGGTTCGCCGGCGATCACACCGCCCTGCGCGACGACGAGGACTTCTGGAGCCGTTGCTCCGAACACTTCTCCGACGAGCTGCTGGCCGATCTGGCGCTGTCGTGCGCGCTGTGGGTAGGCATGGGCCGCGTCTTGCGAACCCTCGACATCGGCCAGGCCTGCAAACTGACCATCCCCAGCCGCGCATAAGCTCCGCCGCCCCGTACCCTCTTCGCCCCGCGACACATAACCAGTTGCGGCGACACGCCGAAAAATGGCGCGCTAGCTTCTGTTTCGTGCGAACAAAGGCGCGGAGGTCGGGGCGGCGCTTGGTGCGATCGCGGGAGGAGGGCGAGCGTTGGTGAAGATTCGCTTCGGCGTCGGACTGGGCGCGGATACCGCCCCAGATCGGTTGGCCGCCATCGTGGACCACCTGGAGGCCAGCGGGGTGGACTCGCTGTGGTTCTCCGAGCTGGTTTACTCCCCGGCCGTCGACCCGGTGGTCGGGATGGCGTACGCGCTGGCCAGGACCACCCGGTTGAAGGTGGGCACGTCGGTGGCCGTGCTGCCCGGGCGGCATCCCGTCCTGGTCGCCAAGCAGTTGGCGTCGTTGGCGGCCGTCGCGCCGAAGCGGGTCCTTCCCGTCTTCGGTTTGCGGTCGGCGATTCCGGCCGAGCGGGAGGTGTTCGTGGTGCCCGACGGGGAGCGGGCCGCGGTGTTCGACGAGTCGCTGCGGGTGCTGCGCTCGGCGCTGGTCGAGGATTCGGCGAGCTACAGCGGCCGGTATTTCACCGTCAGCGGGGCCGCGGTCATGCCGAGGCCGGAGCCCCCGCTGGACATCTGGCTGGGCGGCTCGGCGCCGACGGCGTTCCGGCGCATCGGCACCCTGGCCGACGGCTGGTTGGGCAGTTTCCTGACCCCGGCCGAGGCGCGGACAGGCCGCGAGGCGATCCAGCGCGCCGCGACCCAGGCCGGCCGGCAGATAGACCCCGATCACTTCGGCATCTCCCTGGCCGTCGTGGACGGGCCGGACGGCCACTTGCCGGCGGCGCTGGCCGCGGCGGCCCGCAACCGGCGCCCGGACGTCGACCCCGCCGAGCTGATCGCCGTCGGATGGGATCGGCTGCACCGGCAGCTGGACGCCTACATCGACGCGGGACTGACAAAATTCGTCATTCGGCCGGCCGGTGGCGCGCCCTTGGACGGCTTCCTCGATCGATTCGTCACCGAACTGACCGCGCGCCAGAACTGAATTCGCCCGTCCAGGCATCCGGCCCCTGCACAATGACTGCCATGACCGGCACACCGCGCGCCGCTGCGGCGATCGCCCAGCTGGAGGCCGAGGGCGTCGACACCGTCGTCGGCACCGTCGTGAATCCCGCCGGCCTCACGCTGGCCAAGACGGTCCCGATCCGGCGAACGAACACGTTCGCGGACCCCGGCCTCGGCGCCAGCCCCTCGTGGCACGCCTTCGCGATCGACCAGAGCGGCATCGCGTTCACCGGCGATGTCGGCGTGATCGGGGACCAGCGCCTGCGCATCGACCTGTCGGCCCTGCGCGTCATCGGCGACGGGCTGGCGTGGGCGCCCGCGGCATTCTTCGAGCAGGACGGGGAGCCCGTTGCCGCCTGCGCCCGCGGCACGCTGGGCCGGGTGGAAGCCGCGCTCACCGACGCCGGGGTCGAGGCGCTGATCGGGCACGAGGTCGAGTTCCTCCTGGTCGCCCCCGACGGCGGCCGCCTCCCCTCGACGCTGTGGGCGCAGTACGGCCTTGCCGGCGTCCTCGAACACGAAGCGTTCGTCCGCGACGTCACCCGGTCGGCGGCGGCGGCGGGCATCGCGATCGAGCAGTTTCACCCCGAATACGGGGCCAACCAGTTCGAACTCTCCCTGGCGCCGCAGCCCCCGGTGGCCGCCGCCGACCAGCTGGTGCTGTTGCGGGTCGTCATCGGGCGGGTGGCCCGCCGCCACGAGGTGCGCATCAGCCTGTCACCCGCACCGTTTGCCGACGGCGTGGGATCCGGTGCCCATCAACACTTTTCGCTGACCATGCGGGAGGGGCCGCTGTTCTGGAACGGTGCGGGCGCGCGGGGCATGACGGCGGCGGGGGAGAGCGCGGTGGCCGGGGTGGTGCACGGCCTGCCGGAGGCGCAGGGCGTGCTGTGCGGGTCGATCGTGTCCGGACTGCGGATGCGCCCGGGCAACTGGGCCGGCGCGTACGCGTGCTGGGGAACCGAGAACCGCGAGGCGGCGGTGCGGTTCATCGCGGGCGGGCCCGGAAACCCGCGCGGCGGGAACGTCGAGGTGAAGATCGTCGACCCGTCCGCGAACCCCTACCTGGCGTCGGCGGCGATCCTGGGGCTGGCGCTGGACGGGATCAAGCGCCAGGCGCCGCTGCCACCGGAGATCACGGTCGACCCGGCGGACCTCGACGATTCCGAGCGTCAGCGCGACGACATCGTGAGCCTGCACCGGGAGCAGGCCGAAGTGATTGCCGCGCTGGACGATTCGGAGCTGATGCGGGGCATCCTCGGCGATGCCGCGGTCGACATGGTGGCGGCCGTCCGCCGGCTTGAGGACGAGCGGTACGGCGGCCTGGACCCCGAGCAACTGGCGGACAAGTTTCGCATGGCCTGGAGCCTGTGACGGGGCTTGCGATGACATCCGACGCGCTGGCCCGGCACATCGGCGAAGTGACGCTGATCGATCAACACGTCCACGGTTGCTGGTTGGCGGCGGCGGACCGGCAGCGGTTCGAGAACGCGCTCAACGAGGCCAACACCGAACCCATCGCGGGCTCGGGTTTCGACTCGCAACTCGGCTTCGCCGTGCGCGCCCACTGTGCCCCGATCCTCGGGCTATCCAAACACGCCGAGCCGCAGTCGTATTGGGAACGCCGCGGCCAGTTCAGCGAGGCGGAACTGGCCCGCATGTTCCTGCCGGCCGCGGGAGTGAGCGACTGGCTGGTGGACACCGGCATCGGCGCCGACACCGCCATGCCGGCCGACATGGCCGAGCTGTCCGGCAACCGCGCGCACGAGGTGGTTCGCCTGGAGGAGGTCGCCGAGCAGGCCGCGCGGGCGCCGGGCGACTACGCGACGGCCTTCGAGGACATCCTGCGCCGGCGCGCGGCGACGGCGGTCGGCACCAAGTCGATCCTGGCCTACCGCGGCGGGTTCGACGGCGACCTCAGCGAGCCGTCACCGTCGCAGGTGGCCGAGGCCGCCGGCCGATGGCGCGATAACGGCGGCACCCGGCTGCAGGATCGGGTGCTGCTGCGGTTCGGGCTGCACCAGGCGCTACGGCTCGGCAAGCCTCTGCAATTCCACGTCGGCCTCGGCGACCGGGACTGCGACCTGCACAAGACCAACCCGCTGCTGCTGCTCGACTTCCTCCGGCAGTCCGGCGACACCCCGATCGTGCTGTTGCACTGCTATCCCTACGAGCGCGAAGCCGGATACCTGGCGCAGGCCTTCAACAACGTCTACCTCGACGGCGGGCTGAGCGTGAACCAGCTGGGCGCGCGGTCACCGGCGTTCGTCGCGCGGCTGCTGGAGCTGGCGCCCTTCGGCAAGATCCTCTACTCGTCGGACGGGTTTGGCCCCGCGGAGCTTCACTTCCTCGGCGCTGCGTTGTGGCGCAAGGCAATTCATCACGTACTGCGCGAATTCGTGGTCAACGACGAGTGGAGCGAGACCGACGCCATCCGGGTGGTCGATCTGGTCGCTCACGACAACGCCGCCGGCCTCTACCGCGTTTGACCCCCGGCGGCACCGGGGTATACGTGCGGTTATGGCGACCGCGAAGGGCGTCTTGGACTGGGCCCGGGACAAGGCCGTCTCGTGGGTGCCCAAGGCCGACCTCGACCAGCGGGACCCGGACTACATCCGCGACCAGCTCCCGGGGACGTGGCTGCTGGCGTCGTTCTACTTCCGGGCGGACGTGCGGGGCCTGAACCGCATCCCCGCCGAGGGACCCGTGCTCTTGGTCGGCAACCACAGCGGCGGCAACGTGCCCCCCGACACCTTCGTGTTCACGCTCGCCTTCTGCTCCTATTTCGGCGTCGAGCGACCCTTCTACCAGCTGGCCCACAACCTCGTCGTCTCCGCGCCGCCGCTGGGCTGGTTGCGCAAGTTCGGCACCGTCGCCGCCAATCCCGAAAACGCCCGCCTCGCATTGGATTCCGGGGCCGCGCTGCTGGTCTACCCCGGCGGCGACTACGAGGTGTTCCGGCCCTCGTGGCAACGCCACAAGGTCGACTTCGGCGGGCGGATGGGCTACGTGAAGCTGGCTCGCGAGGCCGGGGTGCCGATCGTCCCGATCGCCAGCATCGGCGGGCAGGAGAGCGCGTTGTTCCTCAACCGCGGGCAGTGGCTGGCCAAGTTGCTGATGGCCGACAAGCTGTTCCGCCTCAAGAGCATCCCGATATCGCTGGCGCTGCCGTGGGGCCTCAACATCAGCGACCTGGCGGGCCACATCCCGTTGCCGACCAAGATCGTGATCGAGGTCCAAGACCCGATCGAGGTGGATGGCGACGACCGGGCGGTGCACGACAAGGTGATCGCCAGCCTGCAGGCCGGCGTCGACAGGCTGGCGGCCGAACGGCGATTCCCGGTGATCGGCTGATGCGCGTCGAACGCCGTTGCGTCATCAACGCGGACCGCGCCGCGGTATGGAAGATCGTCAGCGACCCGGACCGCTACCCGTCGTTCATGACGAGCCTGGAGCGATGGGAATCGTCGAACGACAAGCCACCCGGTCTCGGCGCACGCTATACCGTCCACTGGAAGATCGGCTCGGTCCCCGTTGGCGGACTGATCGAAGTGGTCGAGTTCGACGAGGGCCGCGACGTGGCCTGGGTGGGCATCACCGGCGTCACGCTGCGTGGGCGGATAAGGTTGCGCGACGCCGGCGACGGCTGCACGAAAGTGACGTTCCGGCTGTCGTACCAGGCGCCCGGCGGGATCCTGGGGTACATCGCCGACTGGGTCGCCGTGCGCCAGGTGGGACGCAGGCTCGCGGAAACGCTGAAACGCCTCAAGGCGCTCGCCGAGTCGTAGGGATTTTTTTCCATTCCACGTGTAATCAACCGTCGTGCGGCATACGCTCCGATCGACGAATCGGGCAACGTCACCAAACATCGAAGAAGAAAGGGTTTGGGAGCATGTTGCTCCGAGCAACTCTCGTCGTCGCGGCCATCGCCGCCGCCGCCGGTGGTTTGGCAGCACCGGCCTACTCGTCGCCCGGGTGCTACATCGCCAGTTCCGGTGACTGCGTGCCCTATCCGCAGCAGGGCGGCTCCCAGCCGCAGGGCGCGACCGCGCAATGTGCGGACGGCAGCTGGTCTTTCAGCCAGCACCCACATGCCAGCGGCACCTGCCACGGCCACGGCGGCGTCCAGCAGTACTTGTAGCGATTGGCGATGTCGGCGCTACCGCCGGGATGGTCAATATACGAGGGGTGACCATCCAAGTGGCTCAAGCGTCGACGTCGCCGAACACGTTGCCGTTCAAGGGGATCAGCGGCAGGGCCCGTCAGACCATGCCCGTCGCATCAAATACCCAGCTGGTGTCGGTATTTTCGAGGCTCTCGAAGTGGTTCGGGGGAGCGAAGGCGATGAGACTGTTCATGTCCCAATAGTCTTTCCAGACCGTGACCTTGGGCCCGCCCTCTTGCGAGGCGACCTTGTGGACCGTGACGAACCTCAGCACGCCTTGCTCGCCCGTCGCGAACGTCCATGTCTCGGAGTGCTCGTACAGCACGTCGGAACCGTTGGACACCAGCACGCCGTCGTGGTTCTCGTAGCCGGCCAGCGGTTCGAGACCCATCTTGAGCCGCTTGACGATGTCTTCCGGTCCGCGCGCCGATAGCGCCGGGACCGGCATGTCGACGTAGAGGCAGTCGTCGGACAGGAACGTCTTGACCGCCTCCCAGTCCCGCCGGGAAAGCGCCTGCCATAGCCCGAGTACGACATCCTCGACCGAGATCATAGAAACGTCTGTCATAGCGCAAATAAACTCGGTTACCGGACGGGTGTCAACACCGTGGGTAATGGCGCGCGGATCCCTAACCGTCGACGCGAGCCATCGACCGCGCCGGGCCCAGCGCCACCGGCAGCGACGACCAGCCGCGCAACACCCGCGTGGGGCGCCTGCTGCCCGCGCCCGCCGCGCGCACCTCGGGGAAGCGGTCGAAGAACGTGCGCAGCCCGACTTCACCCTCGGCACGCGCCAGCGCGGCGCCCAGGCAGAAGTGCCGTCCCCCGGAGAACGCGAGATGCCTTCCCGCGTTGGACCGTTCGATGTCGAAGCGGTGCGGATCGGCGAAGACGGACGGGTCGCGATTCGCGGCGGCCAGGTAGACCAGGACCAGGTCGCCCCGCCGAAGCCGCTCGCCGGCAAGCTCGACGTCGTTCAGCGCCACCCTCGCGGTCAGCTGCACCGGCGACTCCAGCCGCAATATCTCCTCGACGGCGTTGGGCCATAGCTCGGGGCGCTGCCGCAAGGCGTCGAGGCGGTCGGGAGCGTCCAGCAGCATGCGAATTCCGTTGCCAAGCAAGTTGACGGTGGTCTCGAACCCGGCCGCCAATACCAGCCCGGCGATCGCCTGGAGCTCGATCTCATCCAAATATGTCTCGGCAGAACCGCTTTCGGCTATCTGGATCAGCTGGCTCAGCAGGTTGTCGCCCGGCGCGCGCCGCAACTGGCTCAGATGCTCGGCGAGCCATGAGCTGAAGCCGACGAGCCCTCGCTGCACGCTGCGGTACTGCTGCCACGTCAATCCGATGTCCAGGCTGGGCGCGGCGAGTTCACCGAACTCCAGGACGCGACGGCGGTCGCGCTCGGGAACGCCGAGGATGTCGCTGATGATCGCGACCGGCAGTTGCGAGCAATACCGTCCGACGATGTCGACGACCTGGGAGGTGCCCGCCTCGGCGGCCAGCCGGTCCAACAGGTCGGCGGCGGTCTGCTCCACGCGATCCCGCAACGCGGCGACGGCCCTGGGCGTGAACACCGCCGACACCGTCTTGCGGTAACGGGTGTGGTCGGGCGGCTCGACGGCGAGCAGCGACGGCGCGCGAAGCGGGTGCAGCAGATCGTCGCGGGTGCGGCGCTCCAGCCATCGCAACGGCCCCGGCAAATTCGACCCGAACACCAGCACGCGGAAGTCGTCGCAGCGCAGCAGCTCATGGGCGACAGCGTGGTGGGCCGTCAGATAGCTGACCCGACCCTTGACCAGCGGCCCGGCGGCGTGCAGCTCGTCGTAGTAGGGCACGGGATCGGCGGCCACCGAGGGATCGGCGATCAGCCTGGCGTGCAAGTCCCCCCGCCGCGCCCCGAACGTCGCGGCGCCGCGGATGAACCCGTGCATCGCGAACCAGTGCAATCGTTCCTTCACCGGCCCCTCCATCGATCGATGTCATTCGAGCCTAGGCCCGAAACCCAGGAAGGGTCAGCACTCGGCGATGATCTTGAACTCCGTCGTCACGACTTTGTTGGGATTGCTGCTGTTGATGCCGTAGGCGCTGCCCGTGATCGTGTACGCGCCGTTGGTGACGTCGGCGTGCGCGTCGCCCACCCCGCCTTCCCAGAAGCTGCCGGTGAACCCGTCGACGTTACGGATCTTCACCCACTGCGGCATCGCCCGGTAGCCACTGGCCAGCACCACGGCCTCGACCCCACCGTCGCGGTCCTTGATCTCGATGGTGTGGTACTGCTGGTTCTGGCTGCACGCCGGAGGACGTGTCGTATGCGTGGCGCCGTCGATGGTCAGGCGAGCCGCTTTCCGCGGCGTGGTTTGGGGCTGCCCGCACCCGACGACGCCGGCACCGACGATCACGAGGAAGACAACGGCGACTAACCGGTTTCGCACCGGCTCACCTCCTTCACTGCCGCTTCGGCATGACTCCGGGTAGGGATTTGACGATGCTGCGTCGCACGAATTCCGGACTTAGACCCTTGAACAAGTCGATTAGCCGAATGCTCTTGGGCACGTACCAATGCAACCGCTTCGGGTTGTGATAAGCCTGCCAGGCCGCCTCGGCCACGCTGCTTGCCGGCATCAGCCGGAACATGCCCTTCTTGGGTGCGGTGGCGCGGAGCTCGTCGGCGGTCAACGGTGCGGCCCCGTCGTCGGAGTGATTCGTC
This genomic interval from Mycobacterium sp. SMC-2 contains the following:
- a CDS encoding EthD domain-containing protein; the encoded protein is MEKVIAVLMRADSGEKWCVRQRGPVADALLELGLPGLAVNVRDDAVRHSLMTLTQLDPPVAAVVSMWTQQCYGEQMAAALSLLGAECEQLAAYLVTESVPLKAPVSEPGSRTPALANIALLRRPAGLDRESWLTRWQRDHTPVAIETQSTFGYTQNWVVRALTPDAPGIAGIVEELFPAEAITDLKAFFGAADDADLQDRLGRMVASTTAFGANENIDTVPTSRYVFRTPFIEELT
- a CDS encoding TIGR03618 family F420-dependent PPOX class oxidoreductase, whose amino-acid sequence is MTTLSDAVALAAAENGLAVVSTVRADGTVQASLVNVGLLPHPESGQEVLGFTTYGKVKLANLRARPQLAVTFRNGWQWATVEGRAELAGPDDARPWLTTDDQLRLLLRDVFTAAGGTHDDWDTYDRVMARERRAVVLIAPTRVYSNG
- a CDS encoding enoyl-CoA hydratase/isomerase family protein, coding for MTLQIDDEKRVRTLTLNRPEALNAFNEALYDATAEALLAAAEDPEVAVVLLTGAGRGFSAGTDLAEMQARITDPDFTPGKHGFIGLIGALSAFPKPLICAVNGVGVGIGATILGYADLAFMSSTARLKCPFTSLGVAPEAASSYLLPQLVGRQNAAWLLMSSEWVDADEALRMGLVWRVCEPDDLLPEARRHAEVLAARPISSLMAVKHTMMEPVRPEIAAATARENAHFAELMGARANAAALADFNKAR
- a CDS encoding bacterioferritin-associated ferredoxin, whose translation is MYVCLCVGVTNHTVSEVVARGASTSKEVAAACGAGADCGRCKRTLRAIIAASENLETAPSL
- the bfr gene encoding bacterioferritin, which produces MQGDPDVLRLLNEQLTGELTAINQYFLHSKMQDNWGFTEVAKHTREESFDEMRHAEAITDRILLLDGLPNYQRLFSLRIGQTLREQFEADLAVEYEVMDRLKPGIIMCREKQDTTSATLLEEIVADEEKHIDYLETQLELMDKLGVELYSAQCVSRPPS
- a CDS encoding MDR family MFS transporter encodes the protein MTSPTALRGGSSTDAAPSSALISPQRRNLIFVAIVLGMLLAALDQTIVATALPTIVANLGDAGHQSWVVTSYLLASTIVTALVGKLGDSFGRKRVFQGAVVFFVVGSVLCGLAQSMAMLVGARALQGIGGGGITVTASALIGEVVPLRERGRYQGILGAVFGVTTVIGPLLGGYFTDYLSWRWAFWINVPISVVVVFVAAAAIPALASATKPAIDYAGITFIGLGAAGLTLATSWGGTLYPWGSATIVVLFVGAAAALAVFVVVERRAAEPILPIRLFGSPVFTVCCVLSFVVGFAMLGAMTFLPTYMQYVDGVSATTSGLRTLPMVIGMLITSTGSGTIVGRTGRYKIFPVLGTALMALAFFLMSRMEPATSALIQSLFLVVLGAGIGFSMQVLVLIVQNTSNFEDLGVATSGVTFFRTIGSSFGAAIFGSLFVNFLNRRMGPALAASGADASAVSSPGVLHHQPHNVAAPIVTAYSESLTQVFGWAAPVALLGFVLALLLREVPLRDMHASTVDLGDAFAMPTTETPDQMLETAIARMLRGQPGMRLRSIAMRPDCRLDVAGLWGVLRINRYSQMYGTARLTDMADYLRIPFEVLEPTFARLVSTGYAQREGEQLWLTPAGAQQVAYVHSLLLAWLVDKLARSPGFEGRPDRRAVEAALDRVAYRVLAQRDWPDEQPTMAIKAAALPTAGVTR
- a CDS encoding carboxymuconolactone decarboxylase family protein codes for the protein MSRIGTFADDDLAGWFAKSPDIGGALGGFSNAVYTKNRLPLRTRELARAVIAHRNECVVCINTRDEDGPAAGVDEELYDHAPEWRTWPGYSEQERLAAEFADRFAGDHTALRDDEDFWSRCSEHFSDELLADLALSCALWVGMGRVLRTLDIGQACKLTIPSRA
- a CDS encoding TIGR03854 family LLM class F420-dependent oxidoreductase, which produces MKIRFGVGLGADTAPDRLAAIVDHLEASGVDSLWFSELVYSPAVDPVVGMAYALARTTRLKVGTSVAVLPGRHPVLVAKQLASLAAVAPKRVLPVFGLRSAIPAEREVFVVPDGERAAVFDESLRVLRSALVEDSASYSGRYFTVSGAAVMPRPEPPLDIWLGGSAPTAFRRIGTLADGWLGSFLTPAEARTGREAIQRAATQAGRQIDPDHFGISLAVVDGPDGHLPAALAAAARNRRPDVDPAELIAVGWDRLHRQLDAYIDAGLTKFVIRPAGGAPLDGFLDRFVTELTARQN